The Prunus dulcis chromosome 3, ALMONDv2, whole genome shotgun sequence genome segment AATTGGAACCAAGTTTGATGATTTCATCCAACTCCCCATTGATTTGCAATGGACAATTGCAAGTCAGGTAAGGTTATATATGCttttaataaacaaaatacaatacaatagCATAATTTTAGTCATCTCCAGTTCTTGACGctactcatatatatatatttctttagaGAGAAACTCGACGGTACGAGGGAAAAGTCCTACTCATATTTAGGCATTCTCTATCCACTTAATCGTTTATACATAAGTGTTTAGTGAAAGAACATCAAATTATTAGGGGCCTAAGCTAACTAGTAGGATGAGCTTGAAGTAATCTTTCTAGAATAATAAACATTGACAAAAAGAGATCACGAGAATATGGAGACATCCAGGTCAATGCTCAACAGAAAATGGAAGCTAGAAGAGCCTTCTATTCAAATTCAATCTGGGGTGGGGCACGAACACTAACCAACCAATTCAAAACTTtatggaaaattttcaatgcAAAACTTAAAGTGAACCACGGGTGGGCCAAGAAATCCTTAGAAAGAGTCAACTTTCCAAGCAACCACTCTGGTAAAATATAGGCTCCTCCCTTGGTCCCCCTGTTCACAATTCATCAAGATTTCACCTACTTTTGATTCAAAAACAATGGATTCAATACCCACCCATTTTAAGGAGAGTACGGAGTTTGAGTTGTGATATGGTCGGTCGTCCACCATCGCGTGGATGATTTATGACAGTTGAAATGAGACTCATAATGCATCGACTGACAGTaacattcttcttttttgtttaacaCGAAACCGCTTGAACTTTTAGAATCTACCACTTCATCATCCAAATGTATAACATCATTTGAGCAATTTGTGCTCCAGTTTAAGGATTTCAATTGGGAAATATATTGAAGCTGAAGTTTGATATCTATGTCTAACTCTGTGTGCAGGCAAGAGCATATGCAAAGGCCCTCAACGCAACACTTTTCTTTTCGAGTGCAACTTACAACATAAACGTGAACAAAATCTTCAAATTCATAACGGCCAAGCTCTTCGACTTGCCATGGACCGTGGAGCGCAATCTCACCATTGGAGAGCCTATTATTGATTTCTAGGGTTGTATTTTGTAAATAGGAGGATCTCTCTTATCTCTCTAGCCCCAAAAGAAGATACAAACAGTCAAACAGGTCGGTTCCTGCAGGCTGGGAGTTGTCATAGTCGTCGTCAGTCTGATAACAATTTGGGTTTCGTGTTTTCCATTTCATGAGTTTTCTTTTACTGGTTCTGTTTCATGATTTGGAGAACTGGAGAGGCGGACAGCCCACATCTCCATATATCAATAAAgttttgttgaagaaaattgTGGAGGGAGTtcgaaaatgaaagaaagaaagaaattacaaGTTTTGCTACAATTTCAGTCCATATCTAATGATCATGCAAATCAAAGTCAAAACCAGCATATCTCAGACAGTAGTCATGCATAGTTTTCTTTAACCTACAACAATGGCAAATAATGATAACAGTCAGAGAATActgagaaaagaagaagagagaagaaaaaggaagaagaaaagtctgAGAATATAAGGCTTTGTATTGATTATTGTTGAGAATTATTACAATGGAATAGTACTTATATGGTAAACTAACAGACTCTCTTAACAAACTAATAGATTCTCTTAACACTCTAACAGACTCTCTTAACAAACAGACAGAACACGTGCCATTCAATATGAATATATGGTTATCAGATAAAGCTCCCAAAGCGTTTGAATGGGAGATCCAGTTATAGGGAAGAGAAAAACAACCATGACACTCATGTAATAGAAGACAACTTTAAGTTGGTGGTTCAAATAGAGATCAAATAAGCTGCTGAGTTCAACTGTCGGTATAGTTAGAGCATATGAAGCTATAATCTTAGCGGCACTCCAACATTATATTATTTGGACAAGAGATaacaaaaattggaaattttgtGACAAGCCAACCTAAAAACGAAATTGTTTACGAAGCCAAGGTGGTTTTACTCCAGTTTCACCTCTCTAGTCGGGGGATCCAGCTGCAAATATGTATATGGCTCTGTTGGTTCCTCCCTGCAGGGCAGCACAAACACTTTAGAAAGGCAGCATAAGTGGTAGTGAATGATGTAACTGATACAGTATCACATAACATATAACTATATCTATGTAATTATATGTATAGAATGAATTGGGACAGCATTTCGAAGGTCAATCATACCCAGGCTTGGATCGCATGCACTGCCAGAAGAGCTTAAATGGCCCTGGAACTGTCTTAAATGGGTTGCCCTCAAAACAAGCCTACACAATACACAGGCAAGATCAACTGATAAAAATGGTAGGGAACACTAGTAATGGAGAGTTCAAAACATTCAAACCACTTAATCCTCTCTGGCAGATAAccaaaatgagaaaatattCAAGCCTTTTAATACAACTTTGGGGCAGTAGCTAAACAAGGCATCAAGAGTGGAAAGTTTTCAAAGTCActcctaaaaaaaataaaaattaatcaatGCAAACTCTCCACGTCCTTTATCAATCTGATCATCCCTTAGTATCACCAAAGTCAAGCTTAAATCTAAAGACTTGATCATGGCACCTCCACATTGAAGATGAATCCTCTTCCCATTGAGCTTATTTTCCTCACTTCCACAAACCAACATCTGCAACGCCCTCTCCCTAATCACTATGAGCTATGCGAGTGTTGTTTTAGATTGATTCTAAAGGAGGAAAAACATTGTGAATTATTAGGGGGAAAAAGGGTGTTCCATTTTACCATATACTATAACTTACAAATATAAGTGTTATACAAAGTATATAGCGGGAGCTTGAATTAAAAAGCAGGTTTAATTTCAACTTTGACAGATGACcaaattcttttaaaagagaaatttaATCAAATATGTATACTGATAGACAGTCAGGGCAAAAGTTTTTCAATTGAAACTCCAACTTATATCAAGCACAAACATTGAATTGAACTCAAATCCATCAAACGCGAGCAGGTGAAAGTGTTTGAGCTGAAAAACGCTTCCACTTCACTTCCTCATACCCAAAACCATCAAACCaattaaacccaaaaccccaTCTAAACATTACCAAGCCCACCCACCCACATAAGCAATTAGAATGGCAATTGAGCcaagaaaaaactgaaaaattcCAACCCAGTTCTTGAATCTCATTCTTACGACAGAAAGTTAAAGAATTTAATCAAGAACACTAACATTTGTGTATAAAAGATTGTTGAATATCTCATATAAGCATCAGAGATGTGaattcagaaaagaaaagcacacAGAGGGTTTTGTGTTACTTGGATGACGTCCTCGGCTCGGTCATTGCAGCGATGGGCCTTAGGTTCACGATTATCTCCCTCTGGCCTCCCCCATGGGCTCTCTCTCCTTGGCACCGGTCGAGTCTCGCTCATCGTGAAGGTAATGCAATTCAACTTCAAGCTTCTTTCGTCCCAATTCTATAACAAACATTGATAAAACGGCGTCGTGTCGCACGTAGGAGAgtgttcttcttttcttggGAAAGTGCTCTCCAAATAAAAGCATCAAATAGTAAATAACACCATAACGTTAGCAAATAGTTTCtctatttgaaaaaataataataataaaataaaataaagggtCCTATTCTATTGATATCATCACTATGAGACCTCTTCATGTGATTTTATCTGTGCAGTAacattttatgtgattttattttataaattcacttctttttctttttttttaaattttataaattgatatGCTAACTACTATAATGTATGGGATCAATGATCGAACTTAGGTAAAAGAGGCAGACACATTACTTTAACTAACTGTACGGGATCAAggattaaaattatttcttaaactTAAGTTTATTGGCATGAAATTGGCGCTACTCatctttaatttccttttttccatttGGTTAATTTTGGAATATGAGAATGTTTTTGCCAAGTACATTCCATAACCAAACATTTCGAATGTCCCAAACATGTCATCTAATAAGAGTTGATGTCTGTGCGTGTGAGTGAGTCAAAACGTCCCCATATAAATTTCACCCCATGTTGATATTCAACGTCCCAAGATCCTCATTTTGCTACCATTCTCATTTCTCCTGGCTAGCTATTTTCCATTCCTCGCAAACATAGCTAGGCCAAACCTCCAAAgttcaccaacaaaaaaatgggtGTTCTTGTCAAGCTCATTGATGCCTTGCTCTTCCTCTTGCTCCTGGTGATTGCTTTCGAAAAGCCATTGATCGAAGCACAAGCATGTCTCCCCGGCGACCTCTACCCCAACATTCTGGTAGACCTCAGGAACTGGTATGCCCGCGAGTCGGGCGACTATCTCATGACGGAGATGCCCGATTTCTATGTCGGGGATCATGTGGGTTGAGCTTGTTTTTCAATTGCCTCTCGTGTTCATCAACCTTTATGGAATCTTGACTGGCAAACCTTGGTTCAACATCACGTGCTTGAGCTATGGCATCTCTCTTTTCACTTCTATGGTAATTCTTAAATCCTTTTTAATAGACAAGCGACTCATATTAGAGAGATGATACACAAAATAGTAGTTAGTTAAGATAATATATGTAACGGTTTCTCGACATGTTATATATAATAGATCAAGATTCGTGTCAATTAATTAATCTTGCACTAATTGTTATTGTTTCTCTCCATTGTCTTGAATTTTCAGGTGCCTATATTTGCAGAATTGACGGGGTCAGGAAGGGCACCTGATAAGCTCTTGACTCtgtacttttctttcttgagtTTAGGTGTTTTGGCCATACTGCGTGGGCTGCTACCAACCTCATCAACCAAGTCTTCTGCAAGCATTGGCAAGAGACCTGCTTCCGGTAGGAAGAAGaaagtttaaatttttacTCTGCAACTCAAAAGTTCTGTGATCTTGATGATCCATCTCATTGTGATTGCCATTTGCCTAGCTTGTGTCTAGTTCAGAAGATTTATATAATTGTATGGAGGAAACATATCTGGAGAACAAAACGTTCTGATTTTTGTAGAATGGTATGTTTGCCAAGAACAATTTATGAGATGCATTATTAGAGAAGAGTTTgactatattatatatgtgtcaaattgtcccaaaaaaaattgctgAAACTAACGTGCATGTTAGTAATGGATTATAGAACAAAGACCAACCTGTACAAACACATATTTAAATATGGCAGTAGACTTTACCCAACTAGCCTCCCAACATCTCCAGGATCTAGTTTTGCAATCTCACACAGAGAAACAGAGCAAAACAGAGCAAAAACAGAGCCTCAAAAggtcaaaacaaaaatggatgCTTTAGTGAAGACAATCGACGCCATACTCTTTGTGATGTTTGCAATAACTGCAGTGAACGCGGTGCTGATAGACGTCCAGTTGTGTCTGCCAGCAAGCTTCTTCTCAAGCTCGCTGGCGGAGCTCAAAAACTGGTACGTCCGTGAGTTCGACGATTATCTTGGCAAAGAGAAGCCTCATTTCTTCCTTGGCCTCATATGGGTTGAGCTCGTATTCCAGTGGCCTCTTCTGGTCGCCAACTTGTATGGGATTTGGGCCGCTAAACCATGGTACAACACCACCTGCTTGGCCTATGGCGCCTCTTTCTACACCACCATGGCAaacttgtgtgtgtgtgtttttttttatagcaaAAAGTCACATTTGATTCTTATAGTTTAATTTGGACAATTTGATCCATGTAGtttaattttggaattttcatcCGAATTTGACAGAATTTATAACATGTCCTTGAATTAGGAGGAATTTAAAACTCTATGGataaaattgacagaattgaaattacaaaaaccGAAGTAGTAAAACAGGAAACTACACTGATCAAAGATGACTTTTTcgcctttcttctttttttatgatatgtcaaattagttgagattttaataaaattgattttgattaaTGTTACATATTTTCTGGCTTATGGCTTGGTACAAATTGCAGGCCGCTATATTAGCAGAGCTCATAGGGTCGGGCAAGGCATCTAATAAAATGTTAAAGTTGTACTACCCTGCTATGGGGTTTGCTCTCCTGGCCATCCTGCAGGGGCTGCTCCCTCCTCCGTCCGCCACTTCTTCAACCGGTGGCAGAGGAACAACCAAAAACGGTGGGCccaccaaagaaaaagaagatgattTAGAACTCAAATCTTTCatcaattttccttttttcaattctttttccCTTGAGGGAGACACATTCCTCCTGCTTCTTGTTCAACCTTAGTGAACTTGTAACATTGTGTGAAAGGTTTTAAACGTTGATGGATTTATATCAaacgtttttttttattgagagtAGCATAAGTATTGATGAAACTCTTGTCATGAATCATTGGAAGGTTTTGGGAATTGGATTCATCATCTTGGATGACAATTGCAAAGGAACAGTTTACTTAGAAAAGACGACAATCCTTGATTGATTATAACTCAAGATaagaatatgtatatatttttttaatcaaagtAAGAACTTTCATTCATATGGAAGCAACAGTAATACAAACAGAGCTCCTCTAGTGCTATAAAGTGGCCTcattaaaaaccttgccataAAAATCCCCAGTGGAGGAAATTCGgtcaagaaaaaagagtaccaCAACACGACAttacataataaaaaataaaaaactatcCCCATGTCTATCTTTTTCAACATAAGAACATTGAAGTACGGGTGAAGGAGACTATCATCGATGGCAGTAACATAACTAAAATCTTCTAAGTCGGACAAAAAAAACCTAAGATCTTCTAAGTAAAccgacaaaaagaaaagaaataaccagtagtcttttttttcttttttttcttttttttctttttttcgttttttcttttttttcttttttttctttttccttgaagatgcaaaacaaaagataaaaaaaagacacaaaaaaagaaagaaagaaagaaaaggctcATCCTCTTGTATTCTGTCATGAAGACAGAAGTAGCTTAAATTTCGTTCCAGCAGTCGATCAAATCAAATCAGTCTTCCTCAGAATGTTTACGTCCATACTCAGCAACACTTGAAAGCCTTGGGCTTCCACTCTGTCTTCATGGCCGGGGCTGCTCGTCTTCCACTTAAACCACCATTAGAAGCATTATACACAACCGACCCACCATCAAACTCAACAGCATCATCATCGCTATATATGTTCTTTACTAGTAGGCTTTCCATGAATTCCTTCTCCTCCAAGGAAACTTGAGTTTGCGGATTTGTCGTTGAGCCTGCAGAAACCGGAAGCCACCTTTGCCACTCATTACGTCGTCGTATCATGTGACCATGCACTTCTACACGAGTTGAGCGCTGCATCAGAACATCAAGGATAAATGGTATGTTTGTGCACATTCTCTTGAGCTTGTTAAATTCAGCAACGTTGGATATCGGAACCCATCCTTTGTTATCCATCAGTGATCTCAAGAAATAATCCTTGCAAAGATTTTCATCACTGAAATAGTATTCCACTTGTTGAACAATTTTGTTCCTTAAAGTCTGCATGTTAAACTGCGGAAGACCTTGATCGTACACGAATGGTACCGGAGGAGGACCATAACAAAACCCAACACCATGATGCACAGGAATGTTGTTAAACCCTAATTGGTGATACTGAGGAGATTGCCAACTCCAATGGCCACCACCAGAAAAATTACTTGGCTCATAATATTGCGGTTGGTAAAATACTGGGTGATGCAGAGAAGCTTGAACAGGAACATGAGGCAGATGATGTTGCGGCGGTGGTTGATGGAGGTGAGGCGAGAGGGGTGAAAAAGGCTTCGCATCAGCAGAAAGCTTTGTGGCAGCGTAGGGCTTCATTGGCCTGctttttgaggtttttttaaCACTTTACAACAAGAGCAAAGAGGATGGAAAAGTTGAATGCATAGCTGGGGTTTTTTATAGGTTAAGTCTTTTGCCTGGTTCTTATGGGAaatccttttctatttccaatTAGGATTCGTTCTTAACTTTCTGTTTCACAGTTTTTTTGACCTTTCCACCACGCAACtttgatttcctttttttttttgaccgAGTATTTCCTGTTCAAGTCAGGAGAAGATTTGACTGCACAAACGACTCGAGTCCAAAACAAacgacaacaacaacaacaaaacgaCTAGGCGTCTGCAAAGCAACCTAACATATTAAGAAACGACACGTCGTCAGATTAGGAAATTTGACTTGAGATCCCATTTTGCATACGTCTCCTCCCTCGCACACAAGGTTTCACAGAGCAAACCGAAAGCTCCATTGAAGCAGAGACAGAAACATCGTAAAGTAGGaagcaaaaatatatataacctCAAGAATCCAAAATGGGTGCTTTGGTGAAGCTTGTTGACGCCACactcttcgtcttcttcttcgtaATTGCGCTTGCAGCGCCCTTAATCGACGCGCAGACATGCCTGCCTCAGAGCCTCTTCCCAAACGTGTTGGTTGAGCTCAAGAGCTGGTACGCGCGCCAATATGGCGATTATCTCGTGACCCAGAAGCCCCATTTCTTTGTTGGGATCGTTTGGCTCGAGCTGCTCTTTCAGTGGCCTCTTTCAATTGCCAACCTGTACGGAATTTTGGCTGCCAAGTCTTGGTTCAACACCACCTGCTTGATCTATGGCGTTTCTGTGTTCACTTCCATGGTAAAgtttgcttctttcttttaatacaTTGTTAACTTATAAtcaatttgttgtttttgtttggttttatAACGTTGGTTTGTTAgatctcttttctttttctcgtTTTCCATTGAgctaatttcttattttcttgttataTATCTTCCCAAACCAGTAATTTTATAGGGTTTTGGATAGGTTAATTGTAGTATCAAATAAGAGGGTGGTTTAATAAGTCAAGCTGTTGGTTTTAGAGTGATTAAATTCATACAtctaaaaataagaagaagcaAATGAAGTGAATACGTGGGTGGTTGAAGGAGACACATTGGTCCTGATGCTTGTTTCAAATCCTGCAATGAGACTATATAActtaaaaattacaaattgcCTGACAGAATTAGCCAGCTAAGAGAATTCTGAAAATATGTTACTTGGTTTCTCTGTTAGAATCAATGAAATTCTACCAAACTCTGATGATGGCATTTGGCCAATCTGGTTGTATAGTTGGAAACCCCCGGAACTCATCCAGTATGTTATCAGATTTTATCTGGTAAACGCTCATTTTAAGCTTGCATTGGATAAGAAACGAAACACCGCCGCAGGTGTGCAGGTGAGCAATATCTTAAGGCCACATGAATATTGTTGAACTGTTAATAATTACCCCTAAACACTGCCTAACTATGAACTAATGGTGCTGAGAATTGTAATTTGGTTATGGGAGGTGGAGTTCTTCTGCTTTCTGCACCAGATACAGAGTCTGGAATATCAAAATTCTGTTTCTTATTGGATTGTCTCCACCTTtcttcaaactttttttttttatcttaacgcttgtttgttttgtgaaaatttcAGGTTACTATATTATCAGAACTGGTTCAGTCCGGCAAGGCTTCTGATAAGCTGTTGTATATGTACTTCCCTTTTCTGGGGTTAGGTGTTTTGGCCATACTGCGTGGGCTGCTGCCACCATCCAGCACGACTAGTTCGGGGATTGGCAAGAGACCTACATTGGGTAGGAAAAAGAAGGCTTGAGATACAACTAACTGACTGACTGAGATTTTGTAAGAGTGTGTCATATTTGTCACTTTATGACATTGAATCCACAATGTATCGATGAAACTCTTCTAATGGATGATTGGAAGGTTTTGACAATTGTGTTTCAGTTTAGCGCATGCTTGATGTTCACCTCTTTAGAGATTGTATGTGAATAATGTGGTGAGTTTCTCCCTTCATCTCTTACTTCAACAAAGAGGTCAGAGTGTTCATTAGACATTGCTGGTTTTACCTTCTGTTGGGAATATCTCTGTTCTGCgcatatttttgtttaagcTGGCtgcttgctgctgctgctctcttGTTAGTAATTtatcaaatttttgggggGAAGGTAAAATAGAGATATAACATATAACTATCTCTTAACGACGTCTTAAATCTCGTATCCAGATTGATTTCATCCTTGTATACCGAGGAGGATTAACTTAGGAACTCTGTCAGTAATGTACGTGCCCTGCTGCTGTGATTACGAAGGGGCTTTATGTAAGAGTTTTCTTGGTGACCTGAAGTATCCATGTCTTTAAGGGGACCTGCTTTTAACATGCTTGTTAAAAACAGGTGAAAAGTTCATGTCCAACATGGTTAAAAGTTTTCAATTTAACTTTCTTTCACTTTTACTTGCAAGATAGCTAGTGCAGAAAGGACATCATTTGATGAGAATATTAATTGCAACCACATCTCCAAGGACTCACTACCATGAAgcgaagcaaagcaaagcacaGATGGATGGCATTATGTATTGCTGTACCAGAACCCAGCAGCTTGCTTTCTTGTCTCTACATCTA includes the following:
- the LOC117621455 gene encoding uncharacterized protein LOC117621455, producing the protein MSETRPVPRRESPWGRPEGDNREPKAHRCNDRAEDVIQACFEGNPFKTVPGPFKLFWQCMRSKPGEEPTEPYTYLQLDPPTREVKLE
- the LOC117621935 gene encoding sigma intracellular receptor 2-like, with product MDALVKTIDAILFVMFAITAVNAVLIDVQLCLPASFFSSSLAELKNWYVREFDDYLGKEKPHFFLGLIWVELVFQWPLLVANLYGIWAAKPWYNTTCLAYGASFYTTMAAILAELIGSGKASNKMLKLYYPAMGFALLAILQGLLPPPSATSSTGGRGTTKNGGPTKEKEDDLELKSFINFPFFNSFSLEGDTFLLLLVQP
- the LOC117622098 gene encoding sigma intracellular receptor 2-like gives rise to the protein MGALVKLVDATLFVFFFVIALAAPLIDAQTCLPQSLFPNVLVELKSWYARQYGDYLVTQKPHFFVGIVWLELLFQWPLSIANLYGILAAKSWFNTTCLIYGVSVFTSMVTILSELVQSGKASDKLLYMYFPFLGLGVLAILRGLLPPSSTTSSGIGKRPTLGRKKKA